In Triplophysa rosa linkage group LG18, Trosa_1v2, whole genome shotgun sequence, a genomic segment contains:
- the ccdc57 gene encoding LOW QUALITY PROTEIN: coiled-coil domain-containing protein 57 (The sequence of the model RefSeq protein was modified relative to this genomic sequence to represent the inferred CDS: substituted 2 bases at 2 genomic stop codons): MQEAVNLEAQLACKEREWKELQALRIQQLETALNDATSELSAQKERFLRLRDDFQYNLRVLEERDKELERYDAFAAHALTEDSARREEVSELRIEIAKLQDALEEHRRMKDDLELQYQKRGVEHRLKLEKVQRAMEGEIEKLREXNETLRRDLQRRIRESDGELALQKQEMMSDFDSEMRRREHEFSLKLDEMNNVILSHELQEKLLNKELEVHAKAHSQVTEALQASEELYQQAQKEVQRKDWELKNTTAMKDSRIKELDDKQQMERNYKNDREAYNRKHAELERRSRESEDALDLMREAHARNLLEEKGRTSELQAKLDRLNLEHERREKSHMDDLSHKDQQIQELRTQLETTRSGWDTYITQVSKEMVAKDTELLAGGESEAKVKAELQKCKEDVERYKQQVASGLQREQALEQKRVQLELDWEHRCEGVRSEHYLKSEELIQSLTQARDQVTAELREKERELQETVALLKSVTVERDQALRGTKPAPTGTQASAVHSSSFPSEEIRRLQQQNSSLRSVVAEMRKDMENLCKQMPPYQSQNPARSKDTDPSTAGTIEYTQALEKEIKELKARCRDLEGRLEEASKTVNISNTPAFTLPVSPDNAYLQNHIRSLNETIGGQRAEKVASAAALKKQEVRLAHLESAVXQLTQQCHSKHVEKEGLHLELANQKRAAAANDAKLKQILAATELELQEVRKEAEEYQKGSLLHNLENVALGNQVSALKVDLASRREPIVLIQSETVKMLQEENLSLRQQLLLGRSARGGALGDVALLQSKLKQAARLISSLSQDKRQLIEMGNRLRAQLIEAGIEVPRDPKIIIKPSNVPEQSLVGKDPCQSEHGLRSKSRLSTLEQLQYQLTTQELQYAQRDQNKRKPIVVHPRFSDSESSEKHRSINPWDPPARSKFVGSKENTSPQPNHSDHVLLSSVGTDESLQEVWKMLDRGLSSSLFSPSESEDKGNVAADKRAQDSAREQPTPLVSVEGTKASLQEKKQSRTFVHEQKTRPVGNLGRIRNYNIKD; the protein is encoded by the exons ATGCAGGAAGCTGTGAACTTGGAAGCCCAGCTGGCCTGTAAAGAACGAGAATGGAAAGAACTTCAGGCTTTGCGGATCCAACAACTGGAGACCGCTCTAAATGATGCCACATCAGAGCTCTCGGCCCAGAAAGAGCGGTTCCTCCGTTTGCGGGATGACTTTCAATACAACTTGCGTGTGTTGGAAGAACGGGACAAAGAGCTGGAGCGTTACGATGCCTTTGCAGCCCATGCTCTGACCGAGGACAGTGCCAGACGGGAAGAAGTCAGTGAGCTGAGGATTGAGATAGCAAAACTCCAGGATGCTCTGGAGGAACACAGGAGAATGAAAGATGATTTGGAATTGCAGTATCAGAAGAGGGGAGTCGAGCACCGCCTGAAACTGGAAAAGGTGCAGAG GGCGATGGAAGGCGAGATTGAGAAACTCAGGGAGTAGAATGAAACTTTGAGACGGGATCTCCAGAGACGAATTCGAGAGTCTGATGGGGAGCTGGCGCTGCAGAAACAG GAAATGATGTCAGATTTTGACAGCGAGATGAGAAGGCGAGAACATGAGTTCAGTCTGAAGCTGGATGAGATGAACAATGTTATTCTTTCCCACGAGCTTCAA GAAAAGCTTTTGAACAAAGAGCTGGAGGTCCACGCCAAAGCTCACAGTCAGGTCACTGAGGCTCTGCAGGCATCTGAGGAACTTTACCAGCAGGCTCAGAAAGAGGTCCAGCGCAAAGATTGGGAGCTGAAAAACACCACTGCGATGAAAGACTCCAG GATAAAAGAGCTTGATGACAAACAACAAATGGAGAGAAATTATAAGAACGACCGGGAAGCCTACAACCGGaa GCACGCAGAGCTAGAACGGAGGTCTCGGGAGAGCGAGGATGCCCTGGACCTCATGAGAGAAGCTCATGCCAGGAATCTCCTGGAAGAGAAGGGCAGGACCTCAGAACTGCAAGCCAAACTGGACAGGCTGAACCTGGAGCATGAGAGGAGAGAAAAGAGCCACATGGATGACCTCAGCCATAAAGACCAGCAGATACAGGA GCTCAGAACACAGCTGGAAACAACTCGATCTGGCTGGGATACTTACATCACTCAGGTCTCCAAAGAAATGGTTGCCAAGGATACAGAGCTGCTTGCTGGAGGAGAGAGTGAGGCCAAAGTGAAAGCAGAGCTACAAAAGTGTAAGGAGGATGTGGAGAG GTATAAGCAGCAGGTGGCTAGTGGTCTGCAGAGGGAACAGGCACTGGAGCAAAAGAGAGTTCAGTTGGAATTGGACTGGGAACATCGTTGTGAGGGGGTGCGTTCTGAACATTACCTGAAGAGTGAGGAGCTCATCCAAAGCCTGACACAGGCCAGAGATCAG GTAACAGCTGAGTTAAGAGAGAAGGAACGTGAGTTACAGGAGACAGTGGCTTTGCTGAAAAGTGTCACCGTAGAGAGAGACCAGGCACTTCGAGGAACCAAACCAGCACCAACTGGAACTCAG gCTTCTGCAGTGCACAGCAGTAGTTTCCCTTCAGAGGAGATCAGGAGACTCCAGCAGCAGAACAGTAGTCTTAGAAGTGTAGTGGCTGAAATGAGGAAAGATATGGAGAACCTGTGCAAACAGATGCCACCATATCAGAGCCAGAACCCAGCCAGGAGCAAAGATACAGATCCCAGCACTGCAG GTACTATAGAGTACACTCAGGCTTTGGAGAAGGAAATCAAGGAGCTCAAGGCCAGATGTCGTGATCTTGAGGGGCGGTTGGAGGAGGCTTCCAAGACCGTCAATATTTCCAACACTCCGGCCTTTACACTTCCTGTTTCCCCTGACAATGCTTACCTCCAAAACCATATCAGATCCCTCAATGAGACCATAG gtgGGCAGCGAGCAGAGAAAGTGGCCAGTGCAGCTGCTCTGaagaaacaggaagtgagaCTTGCCCATTTGGAGTCTGCTGTGTAGCAGCTCACCCAACAA tgtcattcaaaacacgtTGAGAAGGAGGGGTTACATCTGgagctggccaatcagaagagGGCAGCAGCAGCAAACGACGCCAAGCTAAAGCAAATATTGGCTGCAACTGAGCTGGAGTTACAGGAAGTGAGAAAGGAGGCTGAAGAGTACCAGAAAGGCAGTTTGCTCCATAACTTAGAGAATGTGGCCCTTGGAAACCAG GTATCAGCATTAAAGGTGGACCTTGCAAGCAGGAGAGAGCCCATTGTTCTTATCCAG AGTGAGACCGTGAAGATGCTCCAGGAGGAGAACCTGTCCCTGAGACAGCAGCTGCTGTTAGGAAGATCAGCCAGAGGGGGCGCCCTGGGTGATGTCGCTCTGCTTCAATCGAAGCTCAAACAGGCTGCACGCTTGATCTCCAGCCTCAGTCAGGACAAGCGGCAGCTCATTGAAATGGGAAACAGGCTCCGAGCGCAGCTGATAGAGGCAGGAATAGAGG TTCCTCGGGACCCAAAAATCATAATCAAACCAAGCAATGTTCCAGAACAAAGCCTGGTGGGAAAAGACCCCTGCCAGTCTGAGCATGGGCTCCGGTCAAAGAGTCGCTTATCTACCTTGGAACAGCTACAGTACCAGTTAACCACTCAG GAACTACAATATGCTCAGAGAGATCAGAATAAGAGAAAGCCTATCGTAGTTCATCCTCGGTTCTCGGACAGCGAGAGTTCAGAGAAACACAGATCCATCAACCCATGGGATCCACCTGCCAGAAGCAAG TTTGTGGGTAGCAAAGAAAACACATCCCCACAACCAAACCACTCTGACCATGTCCTGCTGTCGTCTGTGGGCACAGACGAGTCTCTACAGGAAGTGTGGAAGATGTTGGATCGAGGTTTGAGTTCATCTCTGTTTTCTCCAAGTGAAAGCGAGGACAAAG GCAATGTGGCTGCAGACAAGAGAGCGCAAGATAGTGCCCGTGAGCAACCTACTCCACTGGTCAGCGTAGAAGGCACAAAAGCATCACTCcaagaaaagaaacaaagtcGAACATTTGTACATGAACAAAAGACACGGCCTGTTGGAAATTTAGGAAGGATTCGAAATTACAACATTAAAGACTAA